GAACTCGAACAGGTTTACTATGAGAAGCAAGAAAGTCTGGCCACGGTGGCTGGACTCAACTAAACGAGTCTCCGGAGAAACCGGGGCGGTTCAAATCGAGGTCGAATGTCCATTCCATCCACATCCCAATCCCACAGAGACGGTCGCGTCATCCACGACGCAGATGGCCACATCACGGAATTCGGGGGTTGGCTGGAAAGCTACGCATCCGACTATGTGAAGAGCAATCTGCTCAAGGGGATGTTCCCCTCCGACATGCCGGCGTTGCGGTCTCTAATGGACCAGGCCAGGAAGCGTCTCGATGGCGAGGACCCCGAGCTGACCGAGGAATTGAAAGCGGATCTCTTTGGGAACCGCAAGAAGCTCAATCAGTGGGCAGCCTTCGGAGCGAGCGACAAGGCCGAGCGCAGCGAATTGCTCGATATCGTCGGCCTCGGGGCTCAGCTCGTCTTCCCGCTCATCTCCCTGTCTCGGTTCCTCCCCTCCAAGGACATCGATGTTGTTTATGGCGGCTGCGACGCGCTGAGCCGGGGAATGGCAGACTTCTGTTCAGGCGATTCGCGCCTACATCCGGTCGGGTTCCTGCCCCTCGCGGACCCCGAGCGCGCGCGCGCGAGCCTGAAGCTCGCTCTCGATGGGGGTATCAAGGCTGTATGGATCGGGTCGGATGCGGTGGAGGGGCGCGCACCTTCTCACATCGCCTACGATCCCCTCTGGGCCATGCTGGAGGAAGCGGGTGTGCCGATCACGCTCCACATTGGCAGCGGCCGGAACATGCCGAGGGACTACATGAACACCGGGGTCGAGCGTGTTCTTGCGGACCGGATCGTGAACATCGAGACCACCAAACCGAAGGACCTGCCCGTGCTGCATCACGCGATCGAGCGCTGGCTGACCTGCATGATCTACGACGGTGTGCTCGAACGCTTTCCGAGGCTCAAGATCGGCCTGGTCGAACTCGGTTCCAACTGGCTTCCCGCATGTCTCATGAATCTCGACATGGGCGTGTCGCTCCTCGGCAAGTTCGACATGGGTTTGAAGAAGCTCTCCCTCAAGCCATCGGAATACTTCCAGCGTCAGGTTCGGGTTGCACCCCTTCACACGGAGAACGCCGGTTGGGTCCTGCGCAACGTCGGCAAGGACATTCTCATGTTCAATACCGATTATCCGCATCCAGAAGGCGGGCGCGACCCGTTTGGCGACTTCGAGCGCAGCCTGAACGCCGTCGATGCCACGTCGGAAGAACTCGATCACTTCTACAGCAAGAACTACGAGTCCTTGCTCGGGCTGTAGTACTCCGTCGTGGGTGATATTCTGAGAGCCACGGAGGACGATTCATGGACGATCTGAGTTTCGCGGGCGCTGGAGAACTGGCCGAGAAGATTCGCAATAAGGAGATCAGCTCTCGCGAGCTGACCGAGCACTACATCTCCCGAATCGAAATTCTCGACGGTGATCTGAACGCGGTGGTCGTGCGCGACTTTGAGCGCGCTCGTTCGGCGGCGGACGAGGCCGATGTCGCGCTGTCGAAGGGGACTGTGATCGGACCGCTTCACGGCGTGCCCATGACGATCAAAGAGGCCTATAACATCACCGGGTTGCCCACGACCTGGGGCCTGCCCATGCTCAAGGACTACATCGCGACCAGCGACGCGCAGGCCGTGATCGAGTTCAAGAACGCCGGCGCGCTGTTCATGGGGAAGACTAACGTCCCGCTGAACCTCGCCGACTTCCAGAGCTACAACGATATCTACGGAACCACGAACAATCCCTGGAACCTGTCGCGCATTCCGGGTGGATCTTCGGGCGGATCGGCAGCGGCGCTAGCGGCGGGCCTGACCGGGCTCGAGTGCGGCTCCGACATCGGCGGCTCGATTCGCAACCCCGCGCACTACTGCGGCGTTTACGGACACAAACCAACTTGGGGCGTGTTTCCGCCACAGGGGCACGAGTTGCCCGGAATGGTCGCGGGACCCGATATTGCGGTCTGCGGTCCCCTCGCGCGCAAGGCCGAGGATCTGCGACTCGCCATGGACGTGGCGGCGGGCGCGCAACCGCTCGATCGACCCGGCTGGGAACTCCGCCTGCCCGAACCGAACAGGAAATCACTTGGTGAGTTCAAGGTCGCGATCTGGGCGACAGACGATCTTGCGCCGGTCGACACCGAGATCGCGGACCGGGTCAGTGGCATCGCCGAGATGCTCGCAAAGCAGGGGGCGACCGTGTCGGACACGGCCCGTCCCGAAATAGACTTCCGCGGCGCACACACGACCTACCTGAGCCTGCTCAACTCGATCATGGGCGCGGGCGTGCCACCAGAGGTGTACGAAGCGGCGAAGCAACTCGCGGCGCAGACCGACCCCAACGACCAGTCCGACGAAGCCGTCATGGCGCGCGCTTCCGTCTTGAGTCACGCCGATTGGCTGCGCGCCCACAACGCCCGCGAATTACTGCGCATGGCGTGGCGGGCGTTCTTCGACGAATGGGACATCCTGATCTGCCCGCAGACCGCGACGGTCGCCTTCGAGCACGATCACAGCCCCATGATGCAGCGCACGCTCAAGGTCTCCAACGAGGAGCAGCCCTATTTCAAACAGCTTTTCTGGGCGGGAATCGTCGTCGCGCCGTATCTGCCGAGCACCGTGTTCCCGACCGGACTCTCACTGGACGGATTGCCGATCGGTCTGCAGGCCGTCGGGGCCGAGTACGACGACCGGCGCACGATCGACTTCACGCGGCTGGTGGCTAAGGAGATCGGCGGCTTCGCACCTCCTCCGAACTACGCTTAGCAACGGGGCATATCGGACGGCCAAAAGGGTGGCGGATCGCGTGGTAGGCTGAGGCATGCGCTGCCCTTTTTGCGATCAGGAGAGTCCGGACAACGCGCGTTTCTGTATGAACTGCGCGGCGTCGTTCACCAGCAGCTGCGACGAGTGCGGGACCGAGCTTCCAGCTTCGGCGCGTTTCTGTCCGCAGTGCGCGCACCCCGTTTCGACGCCGGCCCCGGGCGCTTCAGGCCCCGCAGTGCTTCCACGCGATCCGCGCTCCTATACCCCGCAGCACCTGGCCGAGCGGATTCTTCGCTCGCGCTCGGCACTGGAGGGCGAGCGCAAGCAGGTGACCGTGCTCTTTGCCGACATCCGCAACTCCATGGAGCTGGCGTCACAGGTCGGAGCAGAGGACTGGCACGCAATTCTCGACCGCTTCTTCCAGCTTCTGGCCGATGGTGTGCACCGCTTCGAGGGCACGATCAACCAATACACCGGCGACGGCATCATGGCGCTCTTCGGTGCGCCGATCGCACACGAAGATCACGTACAGCGCGCATGCTACACCGCGCTCCACCTCTGCGAGTCCGTCGCGGAGTTCGCGCAGGAGCTGCGTCGCGAGCACGGTCTCGACTTCCAGATGCGCATCGGTCTCAACTCCGGCGACGTGGTCGTGGGCAGGATCGGCGACGACCTGCGCATGGACTACACCGCGCAGGGCGAAACCGTAGGCCTCGCACAGCGCATGGAAACGCTGGCCGAGACCGGCCGACCCTATCTGACGGCGTCGACGGCGAGTCTGGCCGAGGGCTGGTTCGAGCTGGCCGACCTGGGAGAGTTCAAGGTCAAAGGAGTGCAGACGCCCATGCACGTGTTCGCGCTCGACGGCGTGGGGAGCGTTCACACGCGGCTCGACCTGTCGCGTGCGCGCGGGTTCTCGCGCTTCGTCGGTCGCGCCGATGACCTCGCCACGCTCGAAGCCGCGCTCGAGCAGACCCTCGAGGGCCACGGGCAAGTCGTCGGCCTCGTCGCCGACGCGGGAGTGGGCAAGAGCCGCATCTGCCTGGAGTTTACCGACCGCTGTCGCGCCCGCGGGATCACCGTGCGCGAGGCCCAGGGTATTTCGCACGGCAAGAACATTCCCCTGCTTCCGGTGTTGCAGCTGCTCCGCAGCGTCTTCGGCATCGACGCGCGCGACAGCGATGCCGAGGCGCGCCAGAAGATCGCCGGCGCGGTCGTGCTGCGCGACGAGAGTCTACAGGCCGACCTGCCCCTGCTCTTCGACTACCTGGGCGTGACCGACCCGAAGCGTCCCGCCCCCGCACTCGAACCCGGGGAGCGCCAGCATCGCGTTCAGGGTCTGCTCCAGCAGTTGTTGCACGCGCGGGGTCGCGAAGAGCCGGGGGTGTTCCTGATCGAGGACCTGCACTGGATCGACGAGGCCAGCGAGAGATTTCTCGAGCAGATGATCGACGCCATCCCGGGAACCCAAAGCCTGGTGCTCGTGAACTTCCGCCCGGAGTACGAGGTGCCGTGGGGCGGCAGATCGTACTACCGACAGCTTCCGCTGCTTCCGCTCGGGCCCGAAGCCATGCGCGATCTGTTGGTCCATCTCCTGGGCACGAACTCGTCGCTAGGCGATCTGCCCCAGCGCATCCAGCAGCGCGCGGCCGGCAATCCCTTCTTCATCGAAGAGATGGTGCAGTCGCTGGC
The bacterium genome window above contains:
- a CDS encoding amidohydrolase family protein, with the protein product MSIPSTSQSHRDGRVIHDADGHITEFGGWLESYASDYVKSNLLKGMFPSDMPALRSLMDQARKRLDGEDPELTEELKADLFGNRKKLNQWAAFGASDKAERSELLDIVGLGAQLVFPLISLSRFLPSKDIDVVYGGCDALSRGMADFCSGDSRLHPVGFLPLADPERARASLKLALDGGIKAVWIGSDAVEGRAPSHIAYDPLWAMLEEAGVPITLHIGSGRNMPRDYMNTGVERVLADRIVNIETTKPKDLPVLHHAIERWLTCMIYDGVLERFPRLKIGLVELGSNWLPACLMNLDMGVSLLGKFDMGLKKLSLKPSEYFQRQVRVAPLHTENAGWVLRNVGKDILMFNTDYPHPEGGRDPFGDFERSLNAVDATSEELDHFYSKNYESLLGL
- a CDS encoding amidase, which produces MDDLSFAGAGELAEKIRNKEISSRELTEHYISRIEILDGDLNAVVVRDFERARSAADEADVALSKGTVIGPLHGVPMTIKEAYNITGLPTTWGLPMLKDYIATSDAQAVIEFKNAGALFMGKTNVPLNLADFQSYNDIYGTTNNPWNLSRIPGGSSGGSAAALAAGLTGLECGSDIGGSIRNPAHYCGVYGHKPTWGVFPPQGHELPGMVAGPDIAVCGPLARKAEDLRLAMDVAAGAQPLDRPGWELRLPEPNRKSLGEFKVAIWATDDLAPVDTEIADRVSGIAEMLAKQGATVSDTARPEIDFRGAHTTYLSLLNSIMGAGVPPEVYEAAKQLAAQTDPNDQSDEAVMARASVLSHADWLRAHNARELLRMAWRAFFDEWDILICPQTATVAFEHDHSPMMQRTLKVSNEEQPYFKQLFWAGIVVAPYLPSTVFPTGLSLDGLPIGLQAVGAEYDDRRTIDFTRLVAKEIGGFAPPPNYA